Genomic DNA from Elgaria multicarinata webbii isolate HBS135686 ecotype San Diego chromosome 2, rElgMul1.1.pri, whole genome shotgun sequence:
ttattttataattcaaTATTGTACATCTAAATCTTCTGTTAAGATTTAGtttaataaaatgtaatatatgcagtttttgtgtgcatgtggttTATTTCTAACATTCTTAATGCACTGCAGCTTCACACAGATGAGTAAATACACCCagttaaataaattttattttctgtaaaattaataaaaatatcaaTGAACTCTTTGATGGTATAAATCTGGGCTTCAGCCTATGTTAAGATCTCGGCCTATgttaagagagctccggctattgggcggtatagaaatgtaataaacaaataaataaataaataaataaataaataaataaatgtggccctcagCATCATCTGGATCTCTGGGTGCTGCAGGCCCAgatttagggcagtatccaatggtagttcTACCCAGAGTAAGCACAATCACTTCAATGGTTCTGCTCTGTGTAGGAGTAGCATTGGATCTTGCCCTTATTCTCCAGATCACCATTCTTATATTGAGTCAGGTGGGATCATCAGCTAAGAACTGTCtactacattgactggcagcagatgctcagggtttcagacaagggcCTTTGTGAGTCCTACCTGGAATAATAGCGCCAGGGCCCCTTTGCATGCGAAgaatatgctctaccactgagatacaGATGCTCCCAGGTGAGCATGACATCACATTGCTGCTAGTTGAGCCGGAATGTCCACCACCAATCTTGTTCTTCATGAGTGTTTTCCCAAACCATTGCATATACTGACAAGAAATGggtcagagagagaaaatagtATGTGTTGTGGGAGTTTTGATTAGTGTGGAAATgatggctgcaatcctttacacacttacctgggagtaagctccattgaattctgcAGGGCTTACATCTGAGCAGATAGGTATATGATGGCACTGGATACCTCTGATCTTAGGCACGCATTCGCATCCATGCCTTGTAAGGGACTGGCACTATTGCAATTATCATGGAGGAGCAAGAGGACAACccttaaattacatttatattgctGAGTGATGTGACAGATGGATGATTCCCTTGGAATATCTGCTCACCCATGGGTTATGCCAATTGCAGTGCTATGATGTCTGGGAAGCCCTCAACACTGACTACAAACTTCTAGGTTGTTAATTTGAATTAGGgttcaaccctatgcatgcttagacagaaaaaaagtcctataacttcctGTGCaagttgagagttgtaggacctttttttctgtctaaacatatatagcaTGTGGGCATCCACCTTTTAAGAATGACTTTCAGTTTACCTTGACTGTGTTGACAGAAAGATACAATTACTTGGCAAACATAGTTCATCCATTACACATCTTTTATGGTATTTTGAGATTATGGGGCACAGCCTGGAGCACCAGGAACTAGTTAAGATTATATCCCCTACAGCGGCCCATCTGCAAGCTGTTCCTGCGTGACCAGGCCTCTGATACTATTTTGTGCAAACATCTATAATTAATTATTTGCTTTGCCAGCCCACCCCAGTATAAAACATTAGCATATAaggaaaataaattccatgtgcTTTGTCTGAAGAAGCCTTCTTCAGATCATGCAATCTTGTGTCCAAGAAGCAGTAATAAACAAGGTAAGTTCTAATCTCCGTTCACCCCCATAGGTTTGCTtctaacagtgcaaccctatacatgtctactcagaagtaagtcccattgggatTAATAGGGTTTTCTCCCTGAAAAGCGTATATAAGAGTGcagcctttttatttttcttcaaaacTCCAAAGAACGTGTTGTTAAACATGGGGAATTTCTGATAACCCTTACCCCCAGTTGCTCTTCATAAAAATCAAAATAGTTATGTTTAAGACCAGTGCTATGTAGGACAATCAAATAATGcctcaagtattattattattattattattattattattattattattattttaaaaatatctgttAGTTTCTGCATTACTTTTAAAATTCTTGGCAAAATTTTTAAAATTCCACACCCCCATTTTCGGTACCAAAGACTTATCAATATAATTGCAGATTACATAGGAAGAGTGCTTGGGAAGTTAAAGGTGGTCCCTAGCCTAACAATCTTGTAATCGAAAGATAGACAAGATGAAGAGACAACAAGGGAAATGAAGAAATAGGGTTTCCATGATAAGATTTTGAATGCATCGGTTGCATCCTTACAGATAGGGTTGCATTCAGGCTGATTCCACTGTTTGATTAGATGGACTGCAGTTGCAGGGTAACTTCTGGGTATGAGGCTACCTGCAGCCTGGGTCAGATTTCCTTGATCCACAGTGATAGAAAACATGGTAAGCATGATGGTAACTTTGGCTATGATATTTTGGTGTAGACTGCAGTCCTGTATCTATTGAACTAAGACGTAAGTACACATAAAAGGGCTGCATAAAAggtttaaaatgaatgttttgcaaAGGAATGGTTTGCTCTCAGTGATTGATCAAGTagcaatttttaattttgttctgaGAATTAACTACACAATTATAATTTCAGGAACAACCATTCGTTCACTCTTTCGATCGGCTTTATTTGGATTTTGAATCTCTTTCTAATGGGTATTTCAACATGAGAGATGCAAATGGAAGCACTATGAATAGGCAAATCAATCAAATGTCTCATCTTTCATAACGAAAGTTAAATTCACTTAGTGGGTGCTACTGAGAATTAGAAGTTATTTTCCAAGTAATATGATAACATTCTTATTGAACAGTGTTTTCAGAGGAATGTTTTTTGATAAACTAGTTCTGCCACAATATAAGCACCATGATGATAAATTGttgcaactcccagtatgcttAGCACTGATGGAGAAAATTCTTTTTTAAGCTTAGGTCACAAGCATATTAGTGGAACTACTAGAATTTCATAGAACTTAAATGTATGAATCTCAGATATCATATTTTTTCTAGCCATCTAATTAGCTAAATCTTTGTACTCATAATGCACAActcaaaatgcacacaattttCAGGACCCAGAATAAGAAAGGATTTACTTAGCACGTGTATGGGCAATAGCTTTCCAGAGACATGAAGGTGAGATTGCAGAGCTGTCATTGCCTGTGATATCCACCATGTTTTCTGTCCAGCTACAGCCTCCAGTAAAACTGATTTGAAGATTTTAGTATCTGGGAAAGCCAAAGTTTTAGTATCTGTGCCTTCCATCTGTGCCTTAGAAAAGCCAAAACTAATCgtcccccccacccaaatttgATCCACCTCTACTGTAAGAGATGGATTGGATTCAAACTTAGGATACAGTCCTGCCCAGTTACCTTGCAGTAAACTCCATAGGAAGCAATGGGACTTCTTTCAAAGTAGACataaataggattgtgctgtaattgAAATGAAATTGATGATAGTTATACTTTAActcccattgaattccatgggaaTGAAATGCAACTAACTTAGTCTTGTTCCAGCCTGATGTGTGTACATTTTGGTGTGGCTACTGGAATGACTGTTGAAGATGTCCAGAATGAACACTTTTTATAATACATAGAAGGAAAAGGGCACATCTATTTATGTGGTGAATGTAGCCCTTTCCAAAGAAAACAAGTCCAAAGCTGCCTTCCTTTAGTCGTAAAATTGACTAAAGCAGAAGCTTGTCTAGTCAATTTTACCATTCTGTTGTGCTGTATGGGACTGGGGGAAGAGGTGAAGTTGTAAATAAGCACAGAAATTATCAGGCTTTCTCTCCTATAACCACCAATATGTTTGTTCAGTTATCAAGCTACTGATGCTGTATTAGACTTTTAATGCTTAGGGGGAAATTGTTATGGTTACAGAGAAATCTGCACACAGTCATGGGGTACTCTGTTTCTAATCATTCAGAACAATCccaacattggcctggttcagacaacacactaaaccatgctgcttaaccacaaaatgcattcccttaaccattttgtggttaagcagcatggtttagcgtgttgtctgaaccaggccaacatctctctctctctctctctctctctctctctctctctctccctgtgtggggagggggattcaaacttcacacacacacacacacacacacttagttcCTGGAATATTTTATCCCATCACGCTCTCTACAAAAGCCTGAAAACTCACAGCCCTGAACATCTAATTCCTTGCTTAtctctgctgctgttgttccaaaTTTCTGCTTTTTTAGTCCttcccatttatttctttttgcatTCATTCCAAATATTTTTTGCCTTAAAATTATGTTTCTAAATCTGCAGCTGGCATCAGAATGTGTTGTGTATGTGGAAATGTGCATGGGGTACAGAAGCCATTGgattagagatgatgatgatgaagaagaagatgatgattatgatgatggttTTGCATTCCTACACTGGAAAAGGCATTATGTCAGAAAGCCAGAACTCACAGCAGTTTGCTTTGGAAGGTGGAAATATTGACCCTATATGCTCATGGTCAGATCTTTTCTCTCCATTCAGGTTCGAAAGATGTTACATTATTCAGTTCTTTGCCTGTGCTTTCTCACCATCTTTCATGGAAGTGCTCTCTCGTCACCTTTAACAAAGGATGAGCTGTACTCCAGAATCGGCAACAAACATATGCTGGCGACCAAGGATACAACTTCCCTGATAAATGCCCAAAAACCTAACATTGATGAaggtaacaaaaaataaaattgaatcaaAAGCTGTATGAAAATATAATCAGAGAGGAAatgtcataggattgcactgcgtaataataataataataataataataataataataataatgtcattgcAGATACACTGGTTCACATCATGATTCTTTTCAAGTTTCTCTCAAACTTAATAGATGCATTTGATAAGAGAAGGGATATTCAGAATTCCTAAATGAGCAGAATAGTCATATGCATCAGAGCAGAAGTAGAATGAGGTCAGTCAATGGCAAATGTACCAATTGATTACTTATGTGCCACTTTCCCCTTACAATTTTAAGGgtttatgtttagacagaaacaaatcctataGTTCCCAGgatgtcctagccagcatgacacTTTAAAATCAGCCCGGGAATTAGCCTTGATTAGCCTAGGTTctttgaaagactgccttctcctctATGAACCTTCAAAATGTAGTGAGCCAGCAGTGAGTGGATCATAGGTAGGGGCATTCCATAAACCAGGGAGCACTGGTGTTTCCTTTCACCAGCATTTGGGGATCTCTTGCTTATTCTGCTGAGTGGGACCCAAAGCCCTGTACTGGATGCACCACTATAACTATGGAAAACATAGAGTAGCTCAAGTGTGCTGGGTAACAAACTATCTGGCTTTCAAAGATTAGAGGATTTGACCAGATCTGTCCCATACCAGGAGAGAATGGATGGCACATTCtataccaggggtaggcaacttgtagccctccagatgttttggtctatgactcccatcacccctcagcattggctatgctggttagctctcatgggacatctggagagccacaagttgcccgacCCTTGTCCTACACAATGGAAttctctctgctcctcctcctttgtcTTATGTCAGACTGTGTGCCAAAATGTACTCCTAAGACTCTTTACATCACGTTTCCTGTAAACGGGTGCCACCCTCAACTAACAGTGTCCATGTACTAgtcctctttcccccctttaaagaaaTTATTTTCACAACACTCTTTGCAGAATGGTAGCATAACACCAGAGCATCCAAGCATCTTTGGTGCCTTTTGCAAATGGATATAATTTTAAGATAATGCAGAATGAAGTAGTGAgaactgttaaaaaacaaacaaacctgaaagaggtgtgtgtgtgtgtgtattaaatgaACTGGAAAGTCCCTGCTTTCTTGAATTGCCAGTGCATTTCATTGCTGAGTGAGTGCATGGAAGGTACTACAGGagtctgttttttcttttcagaatATCTGGCAAGAGACTGCAGGGCTGCTTACCGCAGTGGCAGGAGGCAAAGTGGCCTGTACGTCATCCGCCCTAAACGTTATCCTTCACTGGTGGTAGTCTACTGCGATATGGAGTATGATGGAGGTGGCTGGACGGTCCTCCATAGAAATGATGTCCATACGGCACTGCAGTCAAACCAAACGACACTGTGGTCAAGCCAATGGGATGCTTATAAGCACGGTTTTGGGGACCTGTTGGGAAACCACTGGCTTGGCAATGAATTCATGTATCTCTTAACCCGACAGAATGCCTTCTTTGTGCGATTTGTCATAACTGATGGTAATGGAAAAACCAAGCACGCTGACTACCAGAGTTTTAGGGTGGACAGTGAAGAAAGTGGATATGTTTTGAGGCTAGGGAACTATACAGGGGATGCAGGAGATGCCCTGACCACGGTGGGTGAATCAGGAATCCATGACAACATGAGGTTTTCTACCCAAGACCGGGATAATGACCGGAGGGCCACTACAAATTGTGCACTGGACAATGGAGGTGGCTGGTGGTACGATAACTGCTACTCAGCCCTCCTCaccagcagcagccacatttacTGGAAGGGATTGTGCACACAGGTTAGCAACTGTAAAGTAGCATCCATCATGATTAAACCAAATGGGAAAAATTGCCACCTACCTTTAAGATATTAATGAATTGTTGCTTCCTGCTTTAGAGTCTTCCTCTCACTTTAGATCAGCTctggaaaccaaccaaccaaccaaccaaccaaccaaccacaccaATATGTTGTTTGTAGAGCTCTAAGATCTAGGGCAGAATCccccaggaatttctccaggaaaaattacattaaaaggaATGAAAGTTGCCTAAGACTGCAGCAGGGCTGTTTCATGACATTTTACTGTCTGAGGCAAAGcaacaaatcccacccacccctggtcaTGATGTATAGTATCCAAGACTGGTCAagtcattttggtgcctgaggcaaacCTGCCTCCCCCGCAAGTGTCCCTCCCTGGGAGTAAAAATAGTAACTTAAATAACTATTAATTTGGTCCCTTTTCAAGACACCCAGCATCTCCTGTTTCattgcctaacagtagggccccaccttggcagggtctacactactgctttaaaatgctttataacagtagtgacaactgttggggcccaggacacatttcatatacagttttcaaactttttcagtgttttattctgcttcatgtagatctggccctagaccaTAATCATGGTGGTAAGcaactctcattcatttcaatggatgttTCTCAGGAGAAGTATCCAATAGAATTTCCTCTTCGTTTCCCACCTGCTTCAAAACCTGTTAAATAGTTTGCCCCaatacataacacacacacacaccagcagtgaAGTCAAAATAATTAAAAGTCTACCCCTTTCCAGGTGTGAAAAGGCAGTGGTTTACTTAAAACAGAAGGCCAATGTAGAGCTGAAATGTCTTTATCCCTGttcttttaatgaaaaataaaataaaatttatttgtgATTTACAGATACCtgcaataaaaaaagagagaaatggctGTTGTTTCATTATCAATGGTACTCTGCACAAACATAAACCAAAGTCATATTTTTAAGCATGGGATAATGTTTCCAAAATTGGAGATGTAAATATGTTCCTGAGGTCACTTTTGAACCTGAAAACATATAGGGAGTCCACATCAGTTGGGCAAGTTGAGTAGGACATCAGAGGCTTTTTTGCTCCAACTTCTTTATTCATTATAATTATACCCTTCTGTCTCTCCATGGAGCTCAAGGTGCTGTAAATTCCTCCCCCCATTCTGTCTAtactgtgaagtaggttaagttGAGATATGGTCCgagatcacccagtgagtttcatggccaaatgAGAATTTGAACTTAGCTTGGGCCGTGAGACCCAACCCCCCATGTTTGCACTCCTTCATGTTATCCCCACATAAAGGAGCAAGTGCGGGGTATGTAATGAGGTGGGGAGGGAACCGCACCACCGTATGGGCGACACTGCGCCTTGGTGCTTCCCTCCCCAGTTCCCCCCTTTTACCTTGGACAAAAGTTTTTTccccatgaggaggaggaggggccactgctgccaccatcccATGTGCCCTGttcctccgttcccccccccatgcaaaaGTAGCAGGGGGAAACTGTTGGGAGTCTgcttaatgtttgcagaagctGTCTGTATTCTTGTACAAAGCTGTTCCCGGCACTAGTTGAGAGAGTAAAATATTCTTTTATGGGTTGGTGGGGATAAGATGTATTGATAGAAGGGAGCAATGTGATCCCCAAGCAGGTGTAAGGAGGGAAAACCCTTCTGGGGAACACCAGCAGACAAAAACCAAGACAGCAGCATTTTGAAatcaattatttaatttttaatttttattgtgaatatcaacaaaacagaacagaaaatacatcgtgaaaacgaaaggaaaaaccaacaaccatacattgcatatataggattatcgtcatttccatcatatgtaccattccaaaaaaaaaaaaaaaaaaaaaaaatgggggggggggagagagagttatataaaggtttcaagaaaagcagaccagatatctgtgtattcaaccacttgcaagttgcgtctatataacacctgttcaaaagttgattaggtccttgatccattgaaTTAtgagaggtgtgaatttgtccttccaatgtgatagtgtaagtctgaagatccatctgcactaaccacatgttaacttccaagaagctggtaggtaatttaggaggacatgcacattattccatattagaGATTGTTTCAGTATAAAGTTCATccttatatttaacacacaagtctgaaaaggacaaaaactcatcacctgagcctattaattgatccaaagtaaaaaccatcttatccatccatgtcctGCACAGAAATGGTTTCCTTCCAGTTCTATCTGGGTTTCCGCATATAgttaattttgcatgagagaatcgCTCAAACTGTAATTGAAATGATATTATATGCCATCTCCCTCTAGCAGACAAAATTGTaagattgtgggtttttttacttattctgatatgacGAATATCTATCAATACTTTTAAGATTTCATCTGGActctgtttctgtgggcaatgagggagGGTGCGGGTGGAGCGCTAAAAACTCCATTCAAcagactaacaagtccctacgatgatcatgctggaggagaagaaccaccctgccctccccttttgtcatcAAGACTCCATGCTTCCCCACCactttttccatttatttttctttacacacacacacacacacacacacacacaggtaagaAGGAAAAGACCGAAGAACTGTACAgggtcttttgattggtagcaacTGGAGCCATCCATCTGTAAAGCACCCCCACTACTCAGGATTCCCTGAATCTGGAGGTTTCCAGGGAATCCTGAGTAGTGGGGGTGCTTTACTGATGGATGGCTCCAgttgctaccaatcaaaagacccTGTACAGTTCTTCGGACTTTTCCTTCTtacctgtgagtgtgtgtgtgtgtgtgtgtgtgtgtgtgtgtgtgtgtgtgtgtgtaaagccaTCAGGGCGGGAAGAGTCACAGAGGCAATCTTTATGTCCCCAACATCCAATCtgggcatttcagcctttctaGTGATGGTGctttggagtggggagggaaggactggccaatgagaccacatcacgctagtccttttctaacttcactggctgccactccaggtcatctgaaggaacgcctcctcccatatgtacctgcctggaccctaaggtcatcctcagcggtccttctccatgagcccctgccaaagaaagtgaggcaggtagctaccaggaagagggccttctctgctgtggcaccctggctgtggaatgaactccctaaggaggttcacctggcatctacactatattctttcagacaccagttgaagacctttttattctctcagcattttaacagtctataaattcaattttaactttgctgttttaaatttgaattttaaatttgcatttctgcattgctgctgattttatcctggttgtgcttttatattgtattttatatcatgttttttatactgtttgttttatactttgaatggttttaatttttgtgaacagtccagagagcttcgtctattgggcggtataagaatgcaataaacaaataaataaaaataaggaggtTGGAGggggctcaggataaatcatatcctggcctctctcctCCGCCCCCTGCCTACCACAACACCCACTTTCTGACCTTGGAGAAGCAGCTGGCATGGTCTTCTCTGTGCCAGCTGGGAGGGGGATTAGATCTCTGACACCtctttctgaggtcagagcactgtctccaaccttgaaGGGGGTAATCCAAGTCATTATATGGTGCCTGGGAAACTtgctcagggaccataggattgctctcctcaTTACATTATTTTAACACTATGAATAGAACTCCTGATATAGGAAAAAACATGATGAATGAAAACTATGTTATACTGGCTCCCTGGCTGAACTTTCATGCTCCTGCCTTCCCCTCATATTCTTCTAATTGGTACACAGAACATGTAGAAGTAACCCAATTTGTCTGCACCTTTGATTTGAAAAGAGAGGCTATGAAAATCTAAAATGGGTCAAGAGAAATCATATTGACGTATGAGAATGTTTAGTGAGTGGTGGTAGGCTCTGTGTAAAAGCAAGAAAAAGTAGTCAAAGAAAAACATTTGGAAAATACATTTGGAAACTTCATCTTTTGCCATTTTCTAGCCACACAGTTTTAGAACATGAGAATAGTCCCATTTCTAAGCATAAACACTAGGAAGTTAGTTGTATTGGACCttcttgatattattattattattattattattatttatttatatagcaccatcaatgtacatggtgctgtacagagtaaaacagtaaatagcaagaccctgccgcataggcttacaatcacaTCTAGTACATGTTATACACGTGAAAGGGTTCCATGAGCAGAAGGGAAGTAAGGCTACACTGCCAGTCTTGCTGCTGGTgtcagatgcccccccccccactggccccacacctttgaCATCCATGCATAGAGTGTGGATATTGGCAAAAGTGGGGGCTATACTTCAGCAACTGCTCACATGTAATTGCTTCatgtagtctggacctctgtgcAATCAGAGGGTCATGATCGCATGGAGCACAAATATGGGAGCAGTTCCTCATGCGCCGCTGTCCCATTGGAGACATCCATGCTCAACTTGTTGATGTCAAGGGGGTTGGGACTGGCAGGGGACATAAGTTGGGAGTGGGCAGCATAGCTCTGCTTCCCTTCTACATGTGAAGCCACTTTTGGTTTTAGCAACTATGCACAGGCTACAGGAAGCAGTAACGTCAAAAGATGTTAATGTATTTAGCATCAGTGGTGCAGTGGAAACAGGGCTCACAGGAAtgcagcagggatgctgatgtcatctgccacccccaccccccgcccacctCAGAATTtctccaaataggttcagcatcttgaactgctcctttagagttctcgctggttctgactaaaacccagaatggattcacagccccactgaaatcagaaccaccagcctccatggcacAGAGTCCTCCAAAAcagatggggatggacaaatccatttctctttccccaaCACTCAAATTTttaagttcattccatcctgttCATGAATGCCAGTGGCAAATTGtggtggattatgggagttgaaagACATCAATTTTGGGAAGGCTGGTATGGAATATGCAAGCAATCTTCAAAAATAATATAAAGATAATGGTAGAGAGAAGGTTTTCTTACTTCTGTGCTCAGTTTCCTTATTTCTCCAACCTTGAGTTAATATTCTTCATTTACAATGTTTGTCACCATGAGTTGTCCTGTCACGCAGGCTAGATGTCTCCGTGAGTGTGCTACGTTTCTAGAATGTGAGGTCTATTGTAAAGATAACAAGTTAAGAACGAACAGATGGGTCACACGGACAGGCTGTGGGGAGCCTGGTATTGCTTTGCTTCTCAAATACAAGGCACTAAAGGTTCCACTGAGGATGGCAGTCactgcccccccccgctcctcctcctcctcctcctccttctggatTAAGGGACATGGGGTGAAAACTGGATTAATCATTTGTGGAAAGTGGCAGCATGGAATCCAGGGCAGAAGAATGATGAGTCAATGCTAAAAACCAGACTCTTGGATTTAAACTGCCTTATTTCAATCAAAGTCAAGGGGACTAAGCTGGCTTAAATCCAAGCTATCGAACTGTTTAGATCTCTATTCGAAGTTTTTGAAAATTTCTTGCCACATAATGCTCTTGTATAAGAGCTGAACAACACAATCAGTAGAATCACCTGGTTTGATGCTCCCTAGCCCAGAGgatatcacttcagactgcagccGGGGATGATCCTTCGAATGTTCTTTGATAGCAAATACTTCCTGAACCTGAAAAGCTACCATGGCAAAGAATTTCAGCTCCTAttatatgctagttttctatatgcccATTTTATAGAGAAAGTATTCAGAACTGTTATTCCTCACCCAATATCTGGGTTCACATGGCACGACAACCCATTGTTGGTAACCGCTTCCTGCAGGGTGGTTTATTTTGGGCCGACAAGCTACCTTGACAACCAATGG
This window encodes:
- the LOC134393603 gene encoding fibrinogen-like protein 1-like protein; this encodes MLHYSVLCLCFLTIFHGSALSSPLTKDELYSRIGNKHMLATKDTTSLINAQKPNIDEEYLARDCRAAYRSGRRQSGLYVIRPKRYPSLVVVYCDMEYDGGGWTVLHRNDVHTALQSNQTTLWSSQWDAYKHGFGDLLGNHWLGNEFMYLLTRQNAFFVRFVITDGNGKTKHADYQSFRVDSEESGYVLRLGNYTGDAGDALTTVGESGIHDNMRFSTQDRDNDRRATTNCALDNGGGWWYDNCYSALLTSSSHIYWKGLCTQVSNCKVASIMIKPNGKNCHLPLRY